The sequence CGTGATCGGCAGCAATATCTTCAACCTGTTCGCGATCATGGGCGCCACCGCCCTGACCACTCCGGTACCGGTGCCAAGGGATTTCCTGACCCTCGATCTCTGGGTCATGCTTGGCGCCTCCCTGATGGTGTTCCCCTTTGCCCTGCGAAACAAGGAATTGACCCGTTCCTGGGGCGCCCTGCTCACTCTCGGTTATATGGGATATCTTCTCTATCTCAGCCGCCACCTGGCCGGCTGAGGCAAAAAAACACAAAAGAAATTGCGCTTTTTCGAATTTGCGATTAAACAGTGTTTTTTGTTACCCATACTAACTAATAATCTTGGGCCGGATAGTTATGCAGAAAAGTAACCTGACACCTCTGAAGTTGGCCAATGCCGCCAAGTCCCTGCGTCATGTCTTTGTCAATGACCTGATCATCGACGGGCACATCGGCATCTATGACCACGAAAAGGAAAAGGCCCAGAAAATCAAGATCAGCGTCGATCTCGCGGTTGAAGAAAGCGAACACCCCCTGCAGGACGACATCAACAACGTCCTGTGCTACGAGGCGATCGTGAACAATATTGAAACCATGGTCCATTCCGGTCATATCCATCTGGTGGAAACCCTGGCGGAAAACATTGCCCAGATGAATCTCCAGGATGCCCGCGTTGCCACCGTCAGGGTCCGCGTGGAGAAACTGGAGGCCTTTTCCAACACCGCCAGCGTCGGTGTCGAAATCGAACGCAGCCGCAAACTCTGAAAAGTCGCTACGGTTCAGTTTAAGGGCTTGAAAATCAAGCAGATAACCGGCCGAATCCTCATAAGTTGTGCACAGCAATAGACAGACAGTTATTTAGCGTAACAAATGTGTAGTACTCGCTGGAAAAACAATTTCAAAAGCCCCCTTGACTTTGTTTTTATTGTTTATTTTCAATAACTTGCTTTCAATGCACATTTTTTATGCAATTTGATAAAACCCCAGAGTTACTGCCGTCTTCAACATTCTGTCAAAAAGTTATGCACCGAGTTATCCACAGGTTACGTGGATAGATTTGATGGCGACTCTTTGACATTTTTGTTACTGCTTGATTCACAAGGCTTTTTACGATTTGTTAATCTATTGTTTTGCTTTTTCTAATATTGATTGTAACGCAATCAGACCAAAATCGGCAGTTCAGTCACTGCAAATTTTCAGGTATAGACTCTAGTCATGAATGAAGGCGTCGAGGTCATAAAATCCTATCTCAAAACCCTGCCGGGCAAACCGGGGGTATATCGGATGCTGGATGAACATGAGAAGGTCCTCTACGTGGGCAAGGCCAAGAGCCTGAAGAACCGGGTTTCCAACTATGCCAACCTGCGCGGCCTCGGCTACCGCATTGGCCGCATGGTGACCCTGACCCGTAGTATGGAATTTGTCACCACCAATACCGAGGTGGAGGCCCTGCTTCTGGAAGCCAGCCTGATCAAGCGCTTCAAACCACCCTATAATGTACTGCTGCGCGACGACAAGTCGTTCCCCTATATCCGCATCGACATGTCACACCCCTCTCCCCGGGTCATGAAACATCGCGGTGCGCGCAAGGACGGCAGCATCTATTTCGGCCCCTTTGCCTCGGTCAGCGCGGTCAATTACAGCCTCCACATTCTGCAGAAGG comes from Emcibacter nanhaiensis and encodes:
- the folB gene encoding dihydroneopterin aldolase translates to MQKSNLTPLKLANAAKSLRHVFVNDLIIDGHIGIYDHEKEKAQKIKISVDLAVEESEHPLQDDINNVLCYEAIVNNIETMVHSGHIHLVETLAENIAQMNLQDARVATVRVRVEKLEAFSNTASVGVEIERSRKL